A genome region from Bufo gargarizans isolate SCDJY-AF-19 chromosome 2, ASM1485885v1, whole genome shotgun sequence includes the following:
- the SRA1 gene encoding steroid receptor RNA activator 1, whose protein sequence is MAELYVKPGNQERGWNDPPQFSYGLQTAGGGKRAPLNKRVPAPLQGSPAVPPAQTLSSSSPPMMPPPVGKIGPPPVGPVSSPHGIDDSKQRSSPAEDEVPVEDILTPLNQTLEACKDSLKTQVFTDIGRRLTVLEEMWNSGKLSISVRKRMSLLVKELKSQHWDSADEIHRSLMVDHVNEVSQWMVGVKRLIAEARNLPPEAPPRREEPLTDSTAEQQS, encoded by the exons ATGGCTGAGCTGTATGTGAAGCCGG GCAACCAAGAGAGGGGCTGGAATGACCCTCCCCAGTTCTCCTATGGCTTGCAGACGGCAGGAGGTGGTAAACGTGCACCTCTGAACAAGAGGGTTCCTGCTCCATTACAAGGCAGTCCGGCAG TTCCTCCTGCACAGACGCTCTCCTCATCCAGCCCACCGATGATGCCGCCCCCTGTCGGTAAAATCGGCCCTCCTCCTGTAGGACCAGTGAGCTCGCCTCATGGAATAGATGATTCCAAGCAGCGTTCTAGTCCAGCAGAAGACGAGGTTCCTGTTGAAGACATTTTGACTCCCTTGAATCAAACCCTGGAGGCCTGCAAAGATTCGCTGAAg ACTCAAGTGTTTACTGACATTGGACGGCGGTTGACCGTGTTGGAAGAAATGTGGAATAGTGGAAAGCTGTCCATATCTGTACGTAAAAGAATGAGCCTGTTGGTAAAAG AGCTGAAGAGCCAGCACTGGGATTCTGCTGATGAAATTCATCGATCTCTTATGGTTGATCATGTCAATGAAGTCAGCCAGTGGATGGTTGGGGTGAAACGATTAATTGCTGAAGCTAGAAACCTACCTCCGGAAGCTCCGCCAAGAAGAGAGGAGCCGCTAACAGATAGCACTGCAGAGCAGCAGAGTTAG